The following is a genomic window from Xyrauchen texanus isolate HMW12.3.18 chromosome 6, RBS_HiC_50CHRs, whole genome shotgun sequence.
ATTGATTGCATTCATAAAAAGGCAAGTTGGTTGATCTTAATAGCAGCTTTATACCAAGTAGTGCAACCACACCTTTTGTCCTGATTGTATATAAAAATCATCTTTATCGCCTGATTTCTTCGAACTGAAAGTGTTTGTGAGGAAGAGTTATAATTCCTCTAGTTGAGCCCATAATTCAAGATGACATCAAGtaagtcatttgattaaagactGTTATTTGTTAGTTTAAAACTACCTGCAGatattgattacagcagcaggcGTAATATTCACTTTTATTTGTCAATTGGACTACAGCATCAGGTTGGGCATTTCTGTCCATGTCTTCTCCGTGTCACTCTGTCTTTCTGTTTTCCATCTCAATTCCTGCTTTTCTCAACCAGGCAGACCGAAGGACTTTGAGACATCCGCGAATGATTCTGCGCATCCACATGAAGTTCATGACATCCAATGACACGCTGGAAATAACCCAGGCACTGCGGGCCCCCAGAGGAAGCTTGGAAAAGTCCTCCGTGCCTAAGATAGTGTACATATGGCTGTAGTAGGCTGGAATGACTGCAATCCTCACCAAGAAGAACATAGAGGTCATAGCAACACCATTAACCAGACATGGTTTGGAAAGCTTGTGGTAACCCAACATTTGAAAAAACCAACTGCAAGATATAAAAAAGAATATGTTTCGAAAATGAGCTCTTGTAACAATCACATTGTACGATTTCACATATACTTTTAGATATTACTTACCGCTGGTTCACAAAGGGGGTGGAAAATTCTGAGAGCAGCCGAAAATTAGCAAAGTAAGGCAATATCCCTTGAGTCtacacaagaaaaagaaaagaccAAAAAATGAACTCGCAAACCTCGATAAAGAAATTGTGCACCAGACAACTAATTTTAGAACTCACCAGCACATAGTAGTATGCATAAAGAGCAGCAAAGTGGTGTATGACAAAGTATTTCTCTCCAATTGACTCCCATGAGGTAAACATGAGCAGGAGATCTGAAAGAGTAACACAGCACTTTCTTTGAGTAGAACTGGCATTATAAACAGAGCTCAGTCAAAATGCAGAAGTCTGATATATGGCACCACTCACCTGAGATGAGGTAGCCTGTGGTAATGGCCACATTTAGCTTCACCAGTGTTGCATCTCCCCTGAAATCACAAATTGGAAATATACACAGTTTTAGTATTTCACAGTTTTAGTATTTATGTTCTGTTTCCTACAGTTTAGATTGCTGGTAATGAAAATGCCTTAAAGCTGAAGGTTACATTGATCTGCAAACAGATTGCTATGTCAGGCTAGTTGGGATGCTAatgcaaacagagcaatgttttgatagctccacagtatttacacatttcagGGATATCAGAATACAAATGGcttacatacagtatttgcatAATAAACTGGAATagcagaaagtattttaaaggtgcactcagtaattatttaGTTTGTGTTGGCCAATATGGCAGTTGTCCTGATCTCACATTGACATCTAGCGGCGaggatgcagcataattcaaaCGCAATAGTTGCCGATGCCATTTTTGAAATGCTCTAGTCACAGTCTGCCAGaatgaatttaatccatgagtgaaagtatACAATAACAAGGCAGTTACTGACATTAAACTAGtagtatttgactggtcatgtTCCACCCTATGAAGGGGAACCTCatcatgtacaataaaacagcttttaaaaggttTCTGATATGACTGGCGTCTCCATCTCTGCATGAATGCATatgattttattcattcatttcaaaattactattcagtTCTCttagagtaaaacttttttattgaggaacaaattacagagtgcacctttaacacttTAGCTTTAAAGAAATCCCCTATAGTTCTATATCTGGTATCTTGGGATCTTCGTCCTCAAGTGCAAACTTTGTTTCAAGCCTTTAAGTGTTAAAATTATAAGATCTAAAAATCCTCACCAGACTGGGTCTTTCTGGATAGGTTCATCAATGATATATATGTAGAGACAAAACAGTCCTACAACCATGGCATGCACTGTTGAGACAGCCCTttaaaaatgagagagagagagagtgaatttgAGATATTGACAATTCAGTATCAGTTACTTAAGAAAAATTTATTTGATCAGACCACTGAACCAACTTTAATCAAACCTATTAACAGAGCATAGTAAAATCTACATCCTTTTAGTAGATGACACAGACACCTGGAGTTCCACTCTGTCCTCTTTGTGGGGCTGAGCTTGAGGAAGCCTTTGCAGAGGTGTTGAGACACCCAAGGGCTACCTCTGTAGAACAGCCACTGGAAGCCCAGGAAGCTCCCTGTTACAACCACCGGCACATGCAGGCTGAAAGACTCCATGCCTACTGAGCCCTGGATAAAGAAAGAGCGACAGAGAATAATATGGCAACAAGATTCAATAACAAGCCCTTCTATttaaaaatccccccaaaaattcCACTCTGCAGCAGTATTTAACaaaattaagcatttttttttacttaagacaAGTTGCAAGCACAAGAGTCCCAGTCATCACCTATGCTGCCGCAGTACCTATCTACTGccaaacacccccccccccacccctccaTAAACATTTGCATAAGTGCTGACACAGCTGCATAGCCATCCAGAGGTCAGCCGACTCAAATACCTCTCAGATTGCTCCATCTGTGATTTATAGAGCAAGGCATGGCTTTTGTGCAGCCTGAGTCTAAGAGATGTTGGT
Proteins encoded in this region:
- the si:dkey-10f21.4 gene encoding transmembrane protein 56-B-like, with product MERGSVGMESFSLHVPVVVTGSFLGFQWLFYRGSPWVSQHLCKGFLKLSPTKRTEWNSRAVSTVHAMVVGLFCLYIYIIDEPIQKDPVWGDATLVKLNVAITTGYLISDLLLMFTSWESIGEKYFVIHHFAALYAYYYVLTQGILPYFANFRLLSEFSTPFVNQRWFFQMLGYHKLSKPCLVNGVAMTSMFFLVRIAVIPAYYSHMYTILGTEDFSKLPLGARSAWVISSVSLDVMNFMWMRRIIRGCLKVLRSAWLRKAGIEMENRKTE